In Procambarus clarkii isolate CNS0578487 chromosome 5, FALCON_Pclarkii_2.0, whole genome shotgun sequence, the following are encoded in one genomic region:
- the LOC123762734 gene encoding myosin regulatory light chain 2-like: MVDEKKVKKKKKKEEEPAAPPPEPEPEPEPPAPAPTPTVTPASSKPASRKTSSRKAKKTGSNVFDMFTQLQVAEFKEGFQMMDKDKDGILGKSDLRQVFDEVGRIATDKELDEMVNEAPHPINFTMLLQMFAERNTGSSDDDDVVAAAFNAFSKDGWIDGDMFRHALMTWGDKYSAQEVDDAFDQFEMDDQGFIDTASAIQLLTGKSEVEGKA; encoded by the exons ATG GTAGACGAAAAGAaagtgaagaagaagaagaagaaggaagaggagcctGCAGCTCCTCCTCCAGAACCCGAGCCGGAACCCGAGCCCCCTGCGCCTGCGCCCACGCCTACCGTCACCCCCGCCTCCTCGAAGCCAGCCTCCAGGAAGACCTCTTCCAGGAAGGCCAAGAAGACCGGGTCAAATGTATTCGATATGTTCACGCAGCTGCAGGTGGCGGAGTTCAAGGAGGGCTTCCAGATGATGGACAAGGACAAGGATGGTATCCTGGGCAAGAGTGACCTTCGACAG GTGTTTGACGAGGTGGGAAGGATCGCGACGGACAAAGAGCTGGATGAGATGGTCAACGAGGCGCCGCACCCCATCAACTTCACCATGCTCCTGCAGATGTTCGCAGAGAGGAACACCGGCAGCTCCGATGACGACGATGTTGTGGCTGCAGCCTTCAACGCCTTCAGCAAGGACGGGTGGATTGATGGAGACAT GTTCCGTCACGCCCTCATGACATGGGGGGATAAGTATTCTGCGCAGGAGGTCGATGATGCCTTCGACCAGTTTGAGATGGACGACCAAGGCTTCATTGACACAGCTTCCGCCATCCAGCTCTTGACGGGCAAGAGTGAAGTGGAAGGGAAGGCCTAA